A region from the Sulfurivermis fontis genome encodes:
- the trkA gene encoding Trk system potassium transporter TrkA — translation MRNAHKRFDSTQRERSGPNRLYFVTCNLYLLFFLTYNSRPTHSGIAAMKIIILGAGQVGSSLANNLASEANDITVVDTEPQRLQALQDRLDLRTVTGQASHPEVLQRAGAEDADMLIAVTNSDETNMVACQVAYSLFRTPTKIARVRALEYLVHPQLFNPESIPIDVLISPEQLVTDYIHRLIEYPGALQVLNFAEGKVQLVAVKAYYGGPLVGHELQTLRQHMPGVDTRVAAIYRRGRPIIPEGTTVIEADDEVFFIAAKKDIRAVMSELRRLEKPARHVIIAGGGNIGKRLAAALENDYQVKLIDHNPARARAVSEELSRTIVLQGDAADAELLLAENIEETDVFCALTNDDEANILSSMLAKRLGARKVMTLINRAAYVDLVESGEIDVAISPQQATIGSLLTHVRRGDVAAVHSLRRGAAEAIEAVAHGDKLSSKVVGRAIEDIKLPHGTTIGAIVRGSDVLIAHHDTVIEAEDHVILFVVDKKRIPEVERLFQVGITFL, via the coding sequence ATGCGCAACGCGCACAAACGTTTTGATTCAACACAGCGCGAGCGCAGCGGGCCCAATCGCTTGTATTTTGTCACTTGTAACTTGTATCTGCTTTTTTTCCTCACGTACAATTCGCGCCCAACGCACAGCGGAATCGCGGCCATGAAGATCATCATCCTCGGCGCCGGCCAGGTGGGTTCCTCCCTCGCCAACAATCTCGCCAGCGAAGCCAACGACATCACCGTCGTCGATACCGAGCCGCAGCGCCTGCAGGCCTTGCAGGACCGCCTCGACCTGCGCACGGTGACCGGCCAGGCCTCGCATCCCGAAGTATTGCAGCGCGCCGGCGCGGAAGATGCCGACATGCTGATCGCCGTCACCAACTCCGACGAGACCAACATGGTGGCGTGCCAGGTGGCCTACTCACTGTTCCGCACGCCCACCAAGATCGCCCGCGTGCGCGCCCTCGAATACCTGGTGCACCCGCAGCTGTTCAATCCCGAGTCGATCCCCATCGACGTGCTGATCAGCCCGGAACAGCTGGTCACCGACTATATCCACCGCCTGATCGAATATCCCGGTGCGCTGCAGGTGCTCAACTTTGCCGAGGGCAAGGTGCAGCTGGTCGCGGTGAAGGCCTATTACGGCGGCCCGCTGGTGGGCCACGAATTGCAGACCCTGCGCCAGCACATGCCCGGCGTCGATACCCGCGTCGCCGCCATCTACCGCCGCGGTCGTCCAATCATTCCGGAAGGCACCACCGTCATCGAGGCCGACGACGAGGTGTTCTTCATCGCCGCGAAGAAGGACATCCGCGCCGTGATGAGCGAGCTGCGCCGCCTGGAAAAGCCGGCGCGTCACGTCATCATCGCCGGCGGCGGCAACATCGGCAAACGTCTGGCCGCGGCGCTGGAGAACGACTACCAGGTCAAGCTCATCGATCACAATCCGGCGCGCGCCCGTGCCGTGTCGGAAGAGCTGTCGCGCACCATCGTGCTGCAGGGCGATGCCGCCGATGCCGAGCTGCTGCTGGCGGAAAACATCGAGGAAACCGACGTGTTCTGCGCCCTCACCAACGACGACGAGGCCAACATCCTGTCGTCGATGCTGGCCAAGCGCCTCGGCGCGCGCAAGGTGATGACGCTGATCAACCGCGCCGCCTACGTCGACCTGGTGGAGAGCGGCGAGATCGATGTGGCCATCTCGCCGCAGCAGGCCACCATCGGCTCGCTGCTCACCCACGTGCGCCGCGGCGACGTGGCGGCGGTGCATTCACTGCGGCGCGGTGCCGCCGAGGCCATCGAGGCGGTGGCGCATGGCGACAAGCTGTCGTCCAAGGTCGTCGGCCGTGCCATCGAGGACATCAAGCTGCCGCACGGCACCACCATCGGTGCCATCGTGCGCGGCAGCGACGTGCTCATCGCCCATCACGACACGGTGATCGAGGCGGAGGACCACGTGATCCTGTTCGTGGTGGACAAGAAACGCATCCCGGAAGTGGAACGCCTGTTCCAGGTCGGCATCACCTTCCTGTAG
- a CDS encoding 3'-5' exonuclease, with amino-acid sequence MSRFAAIDFETATYGADSACALAAVIVEDGRIVQQLYELIRPPTRTFSFTHIHGLRWSDVQDAPDFAAVWATFAPALREVEFLAAHNAPFDKGVLNACCNRYGLAVPPQPFVCTVQLARAQWNIRPTKLPDVCRHLGIELVHHRADSDAAACARIVIAAEQAGWCFNP; translated from the coding sequence ATGAGCCGTTTCGCCGCCATCGACTTCGAGACCGCCACCTACGGCGCTGACAGCGCCTGCGCCCTGGCGGCGGTGATCGTCGAGGACGGTCGCATCGTGCAGCAGCTGTATGAACTGATCCGGCCGCCGACGCGCACGTTTTCCTTCACCCACATCCACGGCCTGCGCTGGAGCGACGTGCAGGACGCGCCGGACTTCGCCGCCGTCTGGGCAACATTCGCACCGGCGCTGCGCGAGGTGGAATTCCTCGCCGCCCACAATGCGCCCTTCGACAAGGGCGTGCTCAACGCCTGTTGCAACCGTTACGGACTCGCCGTGCCGCCGCAGCCCTTCGTCTGCACCGTGCAGCTGGCGCGTGCGCAGTGGAACATCCGCCCCACCAAACTGCCCGATGTGTGCCGCCACCTCGGCATCGAACTGGTCCACCATCGGGCCGACTCCGATGCCGCCGCCTGCGCGCGGATCGTGATTGCGGCGGAACAGGCGGGTTGGTGTTTCAACCCCTGA
- a CDS encoding sigma-54-dependent transcriptional regulator: MAHGYILVVDDEPDIRSLLQDILRDEGYEVDTAENAAAARKARKAHRPDLVLLDIWMPDTDGISLLKEWSEEGPLTTPVIMMSGHGTVETAVEATRLGAYDFIEKPLSLAKLLVTVERALEAYNLQRENVGLKRLAQPVGEPVGRSAAMQQLREQVRRVAQHGTTVLISGEPGAGKGVMARYLHACSARRDGPFISVGVASLLGDNATVELFGSEEGDKVHYGLLEQANGGTLFLDDIADMDSATQARLLGALETRSYHRVGGTDPVKVDIRVIAATHYDLGQRVRDGLFRNDLYYHLNVVPLTVPPLREHSEDVSDLIAFYVDYFVSQEKLPYRSFSVAAQNRLRNHPWPGNVRELRNLVQRLLIVGGSGDVDAAEVEAALGTLSVTSATAATPDIDLPLREARENFERRYFLELLARHDGNINQVAQHSGIERTHLYRKLKSLGIDAKSRG, from the coding sequence ATGGCGCACGGCTACATCCTGGTGGTGGACGACGAACCGGACATCCGGTCGCTGCTGCAGGACATCCTGCGCGACGAGGGCTACGAGGTGGATACCGCGGAAAATGCCGCCGCCGCGCGCAAGGCGCGCAAGGCGCACCGTCCCGACCTGGTGCTGCTCGATATCTGGATGCCGGACACCGACGGCATCAGCCTGCTCAAGGAGTGGAGCGAGGAAGGCCCGCTCACCACGCCGGTGATCATGATGTCCGGCCATGGCACCGTGGAGACCGCCGTGGAGGCCACCCGCCTCGGCGCCTACGACTTCATCGAAAAGCCGCTGTCCCTGGCCAAGCTGCTGGTGACGGTGGAGCGGGCGCTGGAGGCCTACAACCTGCAGCGCGAGAATGTCGGCCTCAAGCGCCTGGCCCAGCCGGTGGGCGAGCCGGTGGGGCGCAGCGCCGCCATGCAACAGTTGCGCGAGCAGGTGCGCCGTGTCGCCCAGCACGGCACCACCGTGCTGATCAGCGGTGAACCCGGCGCCGGCAAGGGCGTGATGGCGCGCTACCTCCACGCTTGCAGTGCACGCCGCGACGGTCCCTTCATCAGCGTCGGCGTCGCCTCCCTGCTGGGCGACAACGCCACCGTGGAACTGTTCGGCAGCGAGGAGGGCGACAAGGTGCACTACGGCCTGCTGGAGCAGGCCAACGGCGGCACCCTGTTCCTCGACGACATCGCCGACATGGACAGCGCCACCCAGGCGCGCCTGCTCGGCGCGCTGGAGACGCGCAGCTACCATCGCGTCGGCGGCACCGATCCGGTCAAGGTGGACATACGCGTCATCGCCGCCACCCACTACGATCTCGGCCAGCGTGTGCGTGACGGCCTGTTCCGCAACGACCTCTACTACCATCTCAACGTCGTGCCGCTCACGGTGCCGCCGCTGCGCGAGCACAGCGAGGATGTCAGCGACCTCATCGCCTTTTACGTCGATTACTTCGTCAGCCAGGAAAAGTTGCCCTACCGCAGCTTTTCCGTAGCGGCGCAGAACCGCCTGCGCAACCACCCCTGGCCCGGCAATGTGCGCGAGCTGCGCAACCTGGTGCAGCGCCTGCTCATCGTCGGCGGCAGCGGCGATGTCGATGCCGCCGAGGTGGAGGCCGCCCTGGGCACGCTCAGCGTGACCAGCGCCACGGCGGCCACCCCGGACATCGACCTGCCGCTGCGCGAGGCGCGGGAAAACTTCGAGCGCCGCTACTTCCTCGAGCTGCTCGCCCGCCACGACGGCAACATCAACCAGGTGGCCCAGCATTCCGGCATCGAGCGCACCCATCTGTATCGCAAGTTGAAGTCGCTGGGGATCGATGCGAAGAGCAGGGGCTGA
- a CDS encoding sensor histidine kinase, with the protein MLLDTLKRLTSGPRPVALLLVLLLASFYLLSGAIQNTALFGRLYSLLLAVNILALLLLIALIGRNLIHLLQQYRDHAPGSRLTLRLVVMFVLLALAPVSVVYYFSLQFLHRGIDSWFDLRVEKSLQDALELGRASLDGRLRELLRQTRLAAAELVPVPDSAAALKLNELRQHSEAAEMTLLTLRGRVIASASMDPTAIIPAMPSEAVLQQLRQGLDYARLEPLGTAGMHVRVAVTLPSLDPAAEARVLHALFPVAERLSLLADSVQETYSQYTELAFLRQPLKYSFTLTLSLILLLSLLTAVWAAFFSARRLVAPIRDLAEGTRAVAAGDYDKRLPLPGRDELGFLVRSFNEMTYKIAQSQQAARLSQRQAEEQRTYLEAVLGRLSSGVLTLDSDGVLHTANAAAGQILGVELHDALGRPLQDLPGRHPALDQFIEALLPHLVPAEPEWRAELVLFGPKGRQVLMCRGALLPGIDGANDSEQSGGGHVIVFDDITALIQAQRDAAWGEVARRLAHEIKNPLTPIQLSAERLRHKYLATMPGADAEVLDRATHTIVQQVEAMKEMVKAFSDYARPPQIRLEMVGMNRIVNEVVELYRTEQRPIGFDLQLDPRTPTIEADAGRLRQVLHNLIKNALEACGPAGAHIRITTRCAQETGCRYVELSVCDDGPGIPEEMLANLFEPYVTSKPKGTGLGLAIVKKIVEEHGGMIWVENMPEGGACIMIRLPVKKAEQRREAQDTRCEE; encoded by the coding sequence ATGCTCCTTGACACCCTGAAGCGCCTCACCTCCGGGCCGCGGCCGGTAGCGCTGCTGCTGGTGCTGCTGCTGGCCTCGTTTTACCTGCTGAGCGGCGCCATCCAGAACACCGCCCTGTTCGGCCGCCTCTACTCGCTGCTGCTGGCGGTGAACATCCTGGCCCTGCTGCTGCTCATCGCCCTCATCGGCCGCAACCTGATCCACCTGCTGCAGCAGTACCGCGACCACGCCCCCGGCTCGCGCCTCACCCTGCGCCTGGTGGTGATGTTCGTGCTGCTGGCCCTGGCGCCGGTATCGGTGGTGTATTACTTCTCGCTGCAGTTCCTCCACCGCGGCATCGACAGCTGGTTCGACCTGCGGGTGGAAAAGTCTCTCCAGGATGCCCTGGAGCTGGGCCGCGCCTCCCTCGACGGCCGCCTGCGCGAGCTGTTGCGCCAGACCCGCCTCGCCGCCGCCGAACTGGTCCCGGTACCGGACAGCGCGGCGGCCCTCAAGCTCAATGAGTTGCGCCAGCACAGCGAGGCGGCAGAGATGACCCTGCTCACCCTGCGCGGCCGTGTCATCGCCAGCGCCAGCATGGACCCCACCGCCATCATCCCGGCGATGCCCAGCGAAGCGGTATTGCAGCAACTACGTCAGGGTCTGGACTATGCCCGCCTGGAGCCGCTGGGCACGGCAGGCATGCACGTGCGCGTCGCCGTCACCCTGCCGTCCCTTGACCCCGCTGCCGAGGCGCGTGTGCTGCACGCCCTGTTTCCGGTGGCGGAGCGCCTCAGCCTCCTCGCCGACAGCGTGCAGGAGACCTATTCCCAGTACACCGAACTGGCCTTCCTGCGCCAGCCGCTGAAATACAGCTTCACCCTCACCCTGTCGCTGATCCTGCTGCTGTCCCTGCTCACCGCCGTCTGGGCGGCGTTCTTCTCGGCGCGCCGCCTGGTGGCGCCGATCCGCGACCTGGCCGAGGGCACCCGCGCCGTGGCCGCCGGCGACTACGACAAGCGCCTGCCCCTGCCGGGGCGCGACGAACTGGGCTTCCTGGTGCGCTCCTTCAACGAGATGACCTACAAGATCGCCCAGAGCCAGCAGGCGGCGCGCCTCAGCCAGCGCCAGGCCGAGGAACAGCGCACCTATCTGGAGGCCGTGCTCGGACGCCTGTCTTCCGGCGTGCTGACGCTGGACAGCGACGGCGTCCTGCACACCGCCAATGCGGCCGCCGGCCAGATCCTCGGCGTCGAACTGCACGACGCCCTGGGCCGCCCCCTGCAAGACCTGCCCGGACGCCATCCGGCCCTGGACCAGTTCATCGAGGCACTGCTGCCGCACCTGGTGCCGGCTGAACCGGAGTGGCGCGCGGAACTGGTGTTATTCGGCCCCAAGGGCCGCCAGGTGCTGATGTGCCGCGGCGCCCTGTTGCCCGGCATCGACGGTGCCAATGACAGCGAACAGTCGGGCGGCGGCCACGTCATCGTGTTCGACGACATCACCGCCCTGATCCAGGCCCAGCGCGACGCCGCCTGGGGCGAGGTGGCGCGGCGCCTGGCCCACGAGATCAAGAACCCGCTCACGCCGATCCAGCTCTCCGCCGAACGCCTGCGCCACAAATACCTCGCCACCATGCCGGGGGCCGACGCCGAGGTGCTGGACCGCGCCACCCACACCATCGTGCAACAGGTGGAGGCCATGAAGGAGATGGTGAAGGCCTTTTCCGACTATGCCCGCCCACCGCAGATCCGGCTGGAGATGGTGGGCATGAACCGCATCGTCAACGAAGTGGTGGAACTGTACCGGACCGAGCAGCGGCCCATCGGCTTCGACCTGCAACTGGATCCGCGTACGCCGACCATCGAGGCCGATGCCGGCCGCCTGCGCCAGGTGTTGCACAACCTGATCAAGAACGCGCTGGAGGCCTGCGGCCCGGCCGGCGCCCATATCCGCATCACCACCCGCTGCGCCCAGGAAACCGGCTGCCGCTACGTGGAGCTGTCGGTATGCGACGACGGCCCCGGCATTCCCGAGGAGATGCTGGCCAACCTGTTCGAGCCCTACGTCACCAGCAAGCCCAAGGGCACCGGCCTGGGGCTCGCCATCGTCAAGAAGATCGTGGAAGAACACGGCGGCATGATATGGGTGGAAAACATGCCGGAAGGCGGGGCGTGCATTATGATTCGCTTGCCGGTTAAAAAAGCGGAACAGAGGCGCGAGGCGCAAGATACGAGATGCGAGGAATAG
- a CDS encoding TrkH family potassium uptake protein, translating into MRLPLIARLLGIFLVIFAATLFPPAAIAWYTNDGQLDNFLLSQGLLVLLGLVFWLPGRGHTGNLRTREAFVVVTLFWSVIGLTAALPLVLGLDISITDAAFEAVSGFTTTGATVLSGLDSMPPSILMYRQQLQWLGGAGVIVLAIAILPMLGVGGMQLFRAETAGPMKDEKITPRITQTARALWGIYVGFTIACALAYWAAGMSAFDAVAHSFSTVSTAGFSTYDASLAYFDSVAIETIAIVFMLLGGISFNVHFIVLRMRSPKVYWHDTQTAVFLAIVAALILIITATLYLTGQYSDVGSALRHAAFQVASVITTSGFSTDDFSIWPLFLPVLLIFTSFLGGCAGSTAGGMKVIRFIILAKEGSRELWRLLHPSIIRPIKLGGRALPERVIDAVWGFFALYIAVFAFLMLLVMATGVDQVTAFGAVASALNNLGPGLGEVGMSFAPLNDAATWICTFAMLLGRLEIFTILALLSPMFWRK; encoded by the coding sequence ATGCGCCTGCCGCTCATCGCCCGCCTGCTCGGCATCTTCCTGGTCATCTTCGCGGCGACACTGTTTCCCCCCGCCGCCATCGCCTGGTATACCAACGACGGCCAGCTGGACAACTTCCTGCTCAGCCAGGGCCTGCTGGTGCTGCTCGGCCTGGTATTCTGGCTGCCGGGCCGCGGCCATACCGGCAACCTGCGCACGCGCGAGGCCTTCGTGGTGGTGACGCTGTTCTGGAGCGTGATCGGCCTCACCGCCGCGCTGCCCCTGGTGCTGGGCCTCGACATCTCCATCACCGACGCCGCCTTCGAGGCGGTCTCCGGATTCACCACCACCGGCGCCACCGTGCTGTCCGGCCTGGACAGCATGCCGCCGTCGATCCTGATGTACCGCCAGCAGCTGCAATGGCTGGGCGGCGCCGGCGTGATCGTGCTGGCCATCGCCATCCTGCCCATGCTCGGCGTCGGTGGCATGCAGCTGTTCCGCGCCGAGACCGCCGGCCCGATGAAGGACGAAAAGATCACCCCGCGCATCACGCAGACGGCACGCGCGCTGTGGGGCATCTATGTCGGCTTCACCATCGCCTGCGCCCTGGCCTACTGGGCCGCCGGCATGTCGGCCTTCGACGCCGTCGCCCACAGTTTCAGCACGGTGTCCACCGCCGGCTTCTCCACCTACGATGCCAGTCTCGCCTACTTCGACAGCGTGGCCATCGAAACCATCGCCATCGTCTTCATGCTGCTCGGCGGCATCAGCTTCAATGTGCACTTCATCGTCCTGCGCATGCGCAGCCCCAAGGTCTACTGGCACGACACCCAGACCGCCGTGTTTCTCGCCATCGTCGCGGCGTTGATCCTGATCATCACCGCCACTCTGTATCTCACCGGCCAATACAGCGATGTCGGCAGCGCATTGCGCCACGCCGCCTTCCAGGTCGCCTCGGTGATCACCACCTCCGGCTTCAGCACCGATGATTTTTCCATCTGGCCGCTGTTCCTGCCGGTGCTGCTGATCTTCACCAGCTTCCTTGGCGGCTGCGCCGGCTCCACCGCCGGCGGCATGAAGGTGATCCGCTTCATCATCCTCGCCAAGGAAGGCTCGCGCGAGCTGTGGCGGCTGCTGCACCCCAGCATCATCCGCCCCATCAAGCTGGGCGGTCGCGCCCTGCCCGAGCGCGTCATCGATGCGGTGTGGGGCTTCTTCGCCCTCTATATCGCGGTGTTCGCCTTCCTCATGCTGCTGGTGATGGCCACCGGCGTGGACCAGGTCACCGCCTTCGGCGCCGTCGCCTCCGCCCTCAACAACCTCGGCCCCGGCCTGGGCGAGGTCGGCATGAGCTTTGCGCCGCTCAATGACGCCGCCACCTGGATCTGCACCTTCGCCATGCTGCTCGGCCGCCTGGAGATCTTCACCATCCTGGCGCTGCTGTCGCCCATGTTCTGGCGCAAGTAA
- a CDS encoding TraB/GumN family protein: MPEETPRTSGPLRRIRRDGISYTLLGTAHVSRASAEDVHTLLASGDFDAVAIELCPARHQALVNPDVWGQTDLYQVFRQGRAAMMAASLALGAYQQRLAEQFNVRPGEEMRTAMEGALQRGLPVLLIDRDVGTTLRRVYRNVPWWQRLNILGGLLGSVLSREQVSEQEIERLKEGDLLETTFAEFADRNTVLYEPLIAERDQYMAARLCQEARRDGYKNVLAVIGAGHLKGIASHLETGNTCADADATVRRLEARPPASRWPKLIPWLIVAVILAGFGIGFSRSPDLGWAMIWDWLLINGVLSALGALIAAGHPATVLTAFLAAPWTSLNPMIGAGMVAGAVELYFRKPRVADFNNLRHDVTHWRGWWRNRVARTLLVFFLASLGSAVGTYVAGFLIYDRLIGG, from the coding sequence ATGCCTGAAGAAACTCCACGCACCAGCGGCCCGCTGCGCCGCATCCGCCGCGACGGCATCAGCTACACCCTGCTCGGCACCGCCCACGTCTCGCGCGCCAGCGCCGAGGATGTGCACACGCTGCTCGCCAGCGGTGACTTCGATGCCGTGGCCATCGAGCTGTGCCCGGCGCGCCATCAGGCACTGGTCAATCCGGATGTGTGGGGCCAGACCGATCTGTATCAGGTGTTCCGCCAGGGCCGCGCCGCGATGATGGCCGCCAGCCTGGCCCTCGGCGCCTACCAGCAGCGCCTGGCCGAACAGTTCAACGTGCGTCCCGGCGAGGAGATGCGCACGGCCATGGAGGGCGCGCTGCAACGCGGCCTGCCGGTGCTGCTCATCGATCGCGACGTCGGCACCACCCTGCGCCGCGTCTACCGCAACGTGCCCTGGTGGCAGCGCCTCAACATCCTCGGCGGCCTGCTCGGCAGCGTGCTGTCGCGTGAGCAGGTGAGTGAACAGGAGATCGAGCGGCTGAAGGAAGGCGACCTGCTGGAAACCACCTTCGCCGAATTCGCCGATCGCAACACCGTGCTGTATGAGCCGCTCATCGCCGAACGCGATCAGTACATGGCGGCGCGTCTGTGTCAGGAGGCACGGCGCGACGGCTACAAGAATGTACTCGCGGTGATCGGCGCCGGCCACCTCAAGGGCATCGCCAGCCACCTGGAAACAGGCAACACCTGCGCCGACGCCGATGCCACCGTGCGGCGGCTGGAGGCGCGCCCGCCGGCCTCGCGCTGGCCGAAACTGATCCCGTGGCTGATCGTCGCGGTGATCCTCGCCGGTTTCGGCATCGGCTTCAGCCGCAGCCCGGACCTGGGCTGGGCGATGATCTGGGACTGGCTGCTGATCAACGGCGTGCTGTCGGCACTCGGCGCGCTCATCGCGGCGGGACATCCGGCCACCGTGCTCACCGCCTTCCTCGCCGCGCCGTGGACCTCGCTCAATCCGATGATCGGCGCCGGCATGGTGGCCGGGGCGGTGGAGCTGTATTTCCGCAAGCCGCGCGTCGCCGACTTCAACAACCTGCGCCACGATGTCACCCACTGGCGCGGCTGGTGGCGCAACCGCGTCGCGCGCACCCTGCTGGTGTTCTTCCTCGCCAGCCTGGGTTCCGCCGTCGGCACCTACGTCGCCGGCTTCCTCATCTACGATCGCCTCATCGGCGGCTGA
- a CDS encoding methyltransferase domain-containing protein — protein sequence MSDAAKWDTRYRDASVGDGEPVQVLRDYAHLLPGHGRALDLACGLGANALLLAARGLDTLAWDLSAVAVDKLNAYARAHDLPLHAEVRDLTQHGLPEHHFDVIAVSRYLERRLCPAIQAALKPGGLLYYQTWTRTQVGEHGPGNPAFRLARNELLHLFSALDVIAYREEDTVGDTARGLRDEAYLVAQRPA from the coding sequence GTGTCCGACGCCGCCAAGTGGGACACACGCTACCGCGACGCCAGCGTCGGCGACGGCGAGCCGGTGCAGGTACTGCGCGACTATGCCCACCTGCTGCCGGGCCACGGCCGCGCGCTGGACCTCGCCTGTGGCCTTGGCGCCAACGCCCTGCTGCTCGCCGCCCGGGGCCTCGACACCCTCGCCTGGGACCTCTCCGCCGTGGCGGTGGACAAACTCAACGCCTACGCCCGCGCGCACGACCTGCCGCTCCATGCCGAGGTGCGCGACCTGACGCAACACGGCCTGCCGGAACACCACTTCGACGTCATCGCCGTGAGCCGCTACCTGGAGCGCCGCCTGTGCCCGGCCATCCAGGCCGCGCTCAAACCCGGCGGTCTGCTCTACTACCAGACCTGGACCCGCACGCAGGTCGGTGAACACGGCCCGGGCAATCCCGCCTTCCGCCTGGCGCGCAACGAACTGCTGCACCTGTTCAGCGCGCTGGATGTCATCGCCTACCGCGAGGAGGACACCGTGGGCGACACCGCGCGCGGCCTGCGCGACGAGGCCTATCTGGTGGCGCAGCGACCCGCCTGA
- a CDS encoding YaeQ family protein — protein MALTATVFKAELQIADMDRGYYADHSLTLARHPSETDERMMVRLLAFALHAGEGLQFTKGLCADDEPELWQRSLTDDILLWIDVGLPDERRLRKACNRARQVVLYAYGGRTAEQWWQRSAPELRRHDNLQVCNLPPEATAALAGLVSRTMRLQCTIQEGQVWLGNGTDTVLVEPQVWQGA, from the coding sequence ATGGCACTCACCGCTACCGTCTTCAAGGCCGAGTTACAGATCGCGGATATGGACCGCGGCTACTACGCCGACCACAGCCTGACCCTGGCTCGCCATCCGTCGGAAACCGACGAGCGCATGATGGTGCGCCTGCTCGCCTTTGCGCTACACGCCGGTGAGGGGCTGCAGTTCACCAAGGGCTTGTGCGCCGACGATGAGCCGGAGCTGTGGCAGCGCAGCCTTACCGACGACATCCTGCTGTGGATCGATGTCGGCCTGCCCGACGAGCGGCGCCTGCGCAAGGCCTGCAACCGCGCGCGCCAGGTGGTGCTGTATGCCTACGGCGGCCGCACCGCGGAGCAGTGGTGGCAGCGCAGCGCGCCGGAGCTGCGGCGCCATGACAACCTGCAGGTGTGCAATCTGCCGCCGGAGGCGACGGCGGCGCTGGCCGGGCTGGTCAGCCGCACCATGCGCCTGCAATGCACCATTCAGGAAGGGCAGGTGTGGCTGGGCAATGGCACCGACACGGTGCTCGTCGAGCCGCAGGTCTGGCAGGGGGCATGA
- a CDS encoding zinc metallopeptidase: MLFAIIGLLILFLTLAPALWARAVLRRYSGERRDYPGSGGELARHLLDRHGLKQVVVETTEQGDHYDPQAKAVRLAPEHFNGRSLTAVTVAAHEVGHALQDHSGYAPLAWRTRLVRVAQGAEKAGAALMLALPVLTLLTRAPSAGLVMFLAGLASFGGAILVHLVTLPVELDASYRRALPLLGSGYLPPGDLRPARQILTACAFTYVAASLFSVLNLARWWAILRR, encoded by the coding sequence ATGCTGTTCGCCATCATCGGTTTGCTGATTCTGTTTCTTACCCTGGCTCCGGCACTGTGGGCCAGGGCGGTGCTGCGCCGCTACAGCGGCGAGCGCCGCGACTATCCGGGCAGCGGCGGCGAACTGGCGCGTCATCTGCTCGATCGTCACGGCCTGAAGCAGGTGGTGGTGGAGACGACGGAACAGGGCGACCACTACGACCCGCAGGCGAAGGCGGTGCGCCTCGCGCCGGAACATTTCAATGGCCGCTCGCTCACCGCCGTGACGGTGGCGGCCCATGAGGTGGGCCATGCGCTGCAGGATCACAGCGGTTATGCGCCGCTGGCCTGGCGCACGCGCCTGGTGCGCGTGGCCCAGGGGGCGGAGAAGGCCGGCGCGGCCTTGATGCTGGCGCTGCCGGTGCTGACCCTGCTGACGCGGGCGCCCTCCGCCGGGCTGGTGATGTTCCTCGCCGGCCTCGCCAGTTTCGGCGGCGCCATCCTGGTGCATCTGGTGACCCTGCCGGTGGAACTGGACGCCAGTTATCGCCGCGCCCTGCCGCTGCTGGGCAGCGGCTATCTGCCGCCCGGCGACCTGCGTCCGGCGCGGCAGATCCTCACCGCCTGCGCCTTCACCTACGTTGCCGCCTCGCTGTTCAGCGTGCTCAACCTGGCGCGCTGGTGGGCCATCCTGCGGCGCTGA
- a CDS encoding tetratricopeptide repeat protein produces the protein MDPTALERLLAAGQDNLMLRFGLGSAWLKQGDPARAIDHLRAALRHDPAHSASHKLLGRALAAAGRNAEAVAAYEAGIRIAEEKGDIQAAKEMQVFLKRLRKTDAG, from the coding sequence ATGGACCCCACCGCACTGGAAAGACTGCTCGCCGCCGGCCAGGACAACCTGATGCTGCGCTTCGGTCTGGGCAGTGCCTGGCTGAAGCAGGGCGATCCCGCGCGCGCCATCGACCATCTGCGCGCCGCCCTGCGCCACGACCCGGCGCACTCCGCCAGCCACAAGCTGCTCGGCAGGGCCCTGGCCGCCGCCGGCCGCAACGCTGAGGCCGTTGCCGCCTACGAGGCGGGCATACGCATTGCGGAGGAAAAGGGGGACATCCAGGCGGCGAAGGAGATGCAGGTGTTTCTCAAACGGCTGCGGAAGACGGATGCCGGATAG